The genome window GCGCTCGAAGCCGTCGCCCTCTGGGTCTCGTCACTGATGCAGATGGAAGCCGAACTGGCGGGCAAGACGGCCCGCGAGGCCGACCCCTTCCTCCCCGACGACATGCCGAGCGTCGATTTCTTCGCCCGCGCCGTCGGCCAGCAGCACCTCTACAAAGTGCTCGACCGGGCGCTCGAGGACCGGAACACGGCCGTGGCGGTCCGCGCGGCCAAGGCCCTCCAGGACGTGGCGAACGAGGAGTTCCTCACCCTCTACGGCCAGGCCGACGTCGGAAGCCCCCTCGTCCTGGCGCTCGGGTATCCCGACCAGCGGGCGCGATTCGCCTCCGCCTTCGCCCTCGCCGCCATCCGCCCGCGCAATCCGTTCACCGGCGCGGGCAAAGTCATCCCCGTCCTCTCCGAAGCCCTCAACCTGGAGGCCCAGAAAAGCATCCTCCTCGCCGAGCCGGAACCCGACAACCGCAACCGCCTCCAGGCGGAACTGAAAGAGGCCGGCTGGAACGTCGTCCTCGCCACGACCGGAAACCAGGCGCTGGCCGCCGCACGCGCCATGCCGCGCATCGATGCCGTCCTCATCTCCAGCCGCACCACGAACGTCAGCCATGCCGACGTCGTCTCGCTCCTCAGGACCGACTACGCGACCGCCATGACACCCATCCTCGTCCTCTCCTGGCCCGACGACCCCGTCAAGGCCTCGTGGCTCGAGTCCCAGGTGCCGTACCTCCGGGCCGTCGAGCCCGGCATCGCGACCGCGGCACTCCTCGCGGCGGTGGACGAATTGAAGAAACAGGCCGGCTCGCTCGTGCTGAACGCCGACGAGAGCCGCGCCATCAGCCTCCGCGCCGCCCAGGTCCTGAAAGACATCGCCATCGACAGCCGCGTGTATTCCGCCCGGCGGGCACGCCAGAGCCTGCTGGACAGCCTGACCGCCAATCGGCCCGATGAACTGGTCGTGGCGGTGCTCGGGGCGCTGGCGGAAATCGCGGACGGCGAAATCACCCGCGCCATGGTTCACGTCGGAACCGACGAGACGCGATCCAAGGAAGTCCGCGTGGCGGCTCTTAAGGACCTCGCCCGGGCCGCTCGCTTCGTCGGCAATAAACTCGAGGCCGGCGAAATTGCCGCCCTCCAGGCCCGAGCCGCCAACCCCGACGACGCCATTCGCGACGCGGCCGGCGAAGCCCTCGGAGGACTCGACCTCGACGCCGCCGAAGGCGCCAAACTCATCCTGAAACACGGAAGCAACTGACTGACAGCAAGTGACGAAGTGACGGAGTAACGAAGTAACGTAGTAACGCCTCTTGGCGCGGCGTCCGACCGGGACGCCGCGATTTTTCACCGAATTTCTCCGCACTGCGGGCGTTCGCGCGCCGTGTGCCGTTAACGCCCGCCGATTCATCCTCGGGCCGGCGAAAACTATTGCCCTCCTTCCCCCCGGCGCTTACAGTTGAGCCGGCGGCCGGCTTGTCCGCCATAGCCTTGGCGGAGGCGGAAGCCGATCGGCCCCGTCACATCACCCTCAACAGAAAGGGGAACGCCATGTGGGACTTCCTGACCTTCCGCAAGATGCTGACGCCCATCGTCATTCAGGTTCTGTTCTGGCTCGGCGTCGTCGCATGCATCCTGGGCGGCATCGGGGCGATTCTCACGGGCATCGCCCGCATCAACCGGACGCCGGAACTCATCGGCATCGGCATCCTGGCCGTCGTGTTCGGCCCGCTCGTCATGCGCATCTATTGCGAATGGCTCATCGTCCTGTTTCGCATCAACGACACGCTGACCGACATCCGACGCAACACCGAGCGCGGAAAGTAAGAGCCGATAAGCAGTTATGGGGTTTTACAAACGCGAGACTACTGTGCCATGATCAGCCCAGGCGACGTCATATCCTACCTTCAGATGTGCCAAGAGGAAGGTGTCAACCTCCAGCGTGGCATGAACTTCAGGTTGCGCGGCGGGTATAGCGTGATTCTAATGAGTCTGAGGGCCGGGGCTCCCTATGCCGACCGTATCGAAGATGAGGGGCAGGTCCTCATTTACGAAGGCCACGACATTCTCGCAACGCGTGAGGGGCCTGATCCCAAGTTGACCAACCAACCGATGCATAACCCCGGT of Planctomycetota bacterium contains these proteins:
- a CDS encoding DUF4282 domain-containing protein; the encoded protein is MWDFLTFRKMLTPIVIQVLFWLGVVACILGGIGAILTGIARINRTPELIGIGILAVVFGPLVMRIYCEWLIVLFRINDTLTDIRRNTERGK